The following are from one region of the Anomaloglossus baeobatrachus isolate aAnoBae1 chromosome 1, aAnoBae1.hap1, whole genome shotgun sequence genome:
- the FICD gene encoding protein adenylyltransferase FICD isoform X1, which produces MGVCGDSHIRGNSQEDDPAASAWSWLMDSSMAMPEFQWPQLGARSGLKAALLVLSGSLLVAIFPLSGLDGQYSAALKVLLQCNLWGGNERLHTYGGQTTGLAVASTAIELLVFKPKPSADVTFEAKAALNQALEMKRQGKRDKAHKLLLHALKMDPDHVDALNELGIFLEEEKDIIQADYLYSKALMISPRNEKALLNRDRTLPLVEEIDQRYFSIIDSKVKKVMSIPKGNSALRRVMEESYYHHIYHTVAIEGNTLSLSEIRHIIETRYAVPGKSLEEQNEVIGMHAAMKYVNTTLVSRIGSVATNDILEIHRRVLGYVDPVEAGRFRSNQVFVGHHIPPHPRDVDKHMQEFVQWLNSDEAMNLHPVEFAALAHYKLVYIHPFVDGNGRTSRLLMNVILMQAGYPPITIRKEQRSEYYHVLELANEGDVRPFIRFIAKCTETTLDLLLIATAEHPVGLPEPNPDSFECQQTIPMKT; this is translated from the exons ATGGGGGTGTGCGGGGACTCTCAT ATCCGTGGAAACAGTCAGGAAGATGATCCCGCTGCGAGTGCGTGGAGTTGGCTGATGGACAGTTCGATGGCCATGCCAGAGTTCCAGTGGCCGCAGTTGGGTGCTCGGTCCGGGCTGAAGGCGGCGCTGCTGGTGCTGTCTGGGTCATTGCTGGTGGCCATCTTCCCTCTCAGTGGGTTGGATGGACAGTACAGCGCGGCGCTGAAGGTCCTGCTCCAGTGTAACCTGTGGGGAGGGAATGAGCGGCTGCACACGTATGGCGGACAGACCACCGGCCTCGCCGTCGCTTCAACTGCAATCGAACTTCTGGTGTTTAAACCCAAACCATCAGCAG atGTCACGTTTGAAGCCAAAGCTGCTTTGAACCAAGCCCTTGAAATGAAGCGGCAAGGCAAGAGGGACAAAGCACATAAGCTTCTGCTCCATGCCCTGAAGATGGATCCGGATCACGTGGATGCCCTCAATGAACTTGGCATTTTTCTAGAGGAGGAGAAAGATATCATACAGGCGGATTATCTCTACTCTAAAGCTTTAATGATCTCACCACGTAATGAGAAAGCGTTATTAAATCGGGATCGCACCTTGCCTTTGGTGGAAGAAATAGACCAGAGGTATTTTAGCATAATTGACAGTAAAGTTAAAAAAGTGATGTCCATTCCCAAGGGTAACTCGGCTCTTCGTAGGGTCATGGAAGAGTCTTACTATCACCACATTTACCACACTGTTGCTATCGAAGGAAACACGCTTTCATTGTCTGAGATTCGCCATATAATTGAGACGCGATATGCTGTGCCTGGAAAAAGTCTTGAGGAGCAAAATGAGGTCATAGGTATGCATGCTGCAATGAAATATGTCAATACCACTTTAGTATCTCGCATAGGATCTGTGGCCACCAACGATATACTAGAAATACACAGGagagtgctgggctatgtggacccTGTGGAAGCCGGGCGATTTCGTTCAAACCAAGTGTTTGTGGGCCACCACATCCCACCCCATCCCAGAGACGTGGACAAGCACATGCAAGAGTTTGTCCAGTGGCTTAATTCAGATGAGGCAATGAACCTGCATCCTGTAGAATTTGCCGCACTGGCACATTATAAACTGGTCTATATCCACCCATTCGTTGATGGTAACGGAAGGACTTCACGCTTGCTTATGAATGTCATTTTGATGCAGGCAGGTTACCCACCGATAACCATCAGGAAAGAACAGAGGTCGGAATATTATCATGTTTTAGAACTTGCAAATGAAGGCGATGTGAGGCCTTTTATTAGATTTATTGCCAAATGCACAGAGACCACACTAGACCTCTTGCTAATTGCCACAGCGGAGCATCCTGTGGGTCTCCCAGAGCCCAATCCAGACAGCTTCGAGTGCCAGCAAACTATACCGATGAAGACTTGA
- the FICD gene encoding protein adenylyltransferase FICD isoform X2, producing the protein MDSSMAMPEFQWPQLGARSGLKAALLVLSGSLLVAIFPLSGLDGQYSAALKVLLQCNLWGGNERLHTYGGQTTGLAVASTAIELLVFKPKPSADVTFEAKAALNQALEMKRQGKRDKAHKLLLHALKMDPDHVDALNELGIFLEEEKDIIQADYLYSKALMISPRNEKALLNRDRTLPLVEEIDQRYFSIIDSKVKKVMSIPKGNSALRRVMEESYYHHIYHTVAIEGNTLSLSEIRHIIETRYAVPGKSLEEQNEVIGMHAAMKYVNTTLVSRIGSVATNDILEIHRRVLGYVDPVEAGRFRSNQVFVGHHIPPHPRDVDKHMQEFVQWLNSDEAMNLHPVEFAALAHYKLVYIHPFVDGNGRTSRLLMNVILMQAGYPPITIRKEQRSEYYHVLELANEGDVRPFIRFIAKCTETTLDLLLIATAEHPVGLPEPNPDSFECQQTIPMKT; encoded by the exons ATGGACAGTTCGATGGCCATGCCAGAGTTCCAGTGGCCGCAGTTGGGTGCTCGGTCCGGGCTGAAGGCGGCGCTGCTGGTGCTGTCTGGGTCATTGCTGGTGGCCATCTTCCCTCTCAGTGGGTTGGATGGACAGTACAGCGCGGCGCTGAAGGTCCTGCTCCAGTGTAACCTGTGGGGAGGGAATGAGCGGCTGCACACGTATGGCGGACAGACCACCGGCCTCGCCGTCGCTTCAACTGCAATCGAACTTCTGGTGTTTAAACCCAAACCATCAGCAG atGTCACGTTTGAAGCCAAAGCTGCTTTGAACCAAGCCCTTGAAATGAAGCGGCAAGGCAAGAGGGACAAAGCACATAAGCTTCTGCTCCATGCCCTGAAGATGGATCCGGATCACGTGGATGCCCTCAATGAACTTGGCATTTTTCTAGAGGAGGAGAAAGATATCATACAGGCGGATTATCTCTACTCTAAAGCTTTAATGATCTCACCACGTAATGAGAAAGCGTTATTAAATCGGGATCGCACCTTGCCTTTGGTGGAAGAAATAGACCAGAGGTATTTTAGCATAATTGACAGTAAAGTTAAAAAAGTGATGTCCATTCCCAAGGGTAACTCGGCTCTTCGTAGGGTCATGGAAGAGTCTTACTATCACCACATTTACCACACTGTTGCTATCGAAGGAAACACGCTTTCATTGTCTGAGATTCGCCATATAATTGAGACGCGATATGCTGTGCCTGGAAAAAGTCTTGAGGAGCAAAATGAGGTCATAGGTATGCATGCTGCAATGAAATATGTCAATACCACTTTAGTATCTCGCATAGGATCTGTGGCCACCAACGATATACTAGAAATACACAGGagagtgctgggctatgtggacccTGTGGAAGCCGGGCGATTTCGTTCAAACCAAGTGTTTGTGGGCCACCACATCCCACCCCATCCCAGAGACGTGGACAAGCACATGCAAGAGTTTGTCCAGTGGCTTAATTCAGATGAGGCAATGAACCTGCATCCTGTAGAATTTGCCGCACTGGCACATTATAAACTGGTCTATATCCACCCATTCGTTGATGGTAACGGAAGGACTTCACGCTTGCTTATGAATGTCATTTTGATGCAGGCAGGTTACCCACCGATAACCATCAGGAAAGAACAGAGGTCGGAATATTATCATGTTTTAGAACTTGCAAATGAAGGCGATGTGAGGCCTTTTATTAGATTTATTGCCAAATGCACAGAGACCACACTAGACCTCTTGCTAATTGCCACAGCGGAGCATCCTGTGGGTCTCCCAGAGCCCAATCCAGACAGCTTCGAGTGCCAGCAAACTATACCGATGAAGACTTGA